In the genome of Desulfuromonas sp. DDH964, one region contains:
- a CDS encoding ISL3 family transposase, giving the protein MLVKSILNRVQKHSGFVYGSSRWREQGKATVLDIDIRPRDGSRPICSGCGRSAPGYDTLPVRRFEFVPLWGIAVFFVYSMRRVDCPRCGVKVEKVPWAEGKNHLTTTYAWFLARWARRLSWKEVGDVFQTSWDNVFRSVKMAVAWGLAHRDLENVTAIGIDEIAYKKGHNSYLTVVYQIDAGCRRLLWIGKERTQRTLRQFFKEFGAERTARLRFVCSDMWKPYLQIVAAAAGKALHILDRFHIMSQMNKALDKVRAQETRELRAKGEQPVLTRSRWCILKRPENLTDKQGVKLKELLACNLKTIRAYLLKEDFQRFWQYQRAAWAARFLDEWCRRTMRSRIQPMKQVAKMLRSHRELLLNWFRAREQIALGAVEGLNNKAKVTCRKAYGFRSYEVLKIALYHTLGCLPEPEGTHRFC; this is encoded by the coding sequence ATGCTGGTCAAGTCTATCCTGAATCGGGTCCAGAAGCATAGTGGTTTTGTCTACGGCTCCTCTCGCTGGCGGGAACAGGGAAAAGCCACGGTCCTTGATATCGATATCCGTCCCCGAGACGGTAGCCGTCCGATCTGCTCGGGCTGCGGGCGCAGCGCCCCAGGCTACGACACGTTGCCGGTTCGGCGCTTTGAGTTCGTCCCGCTGTGGGGCATCGCCGTCTTCTTCGTCTATTCCATGCGCCGGGTTGACTGCCCGCGCTGTGGCGTCAAGGTGGAAAAGGTCCCTTGGGCCGAAGGGAAGAATCACCTCACCACCACCTATGCCTGGTTCCTGGCCCGTTGGGCGCGACGGTTGTCCTGGAAGGAGGTCGGCGACGTCTTCCAAACCTCCTGGGACAACGTCTTTCGCTCGGTCAAGATGGCCGTCGCCTGGGGCTTGGCCCACCGCGACCTGGAGAACGTCACCGCCATCGGCATCGACGAGATCGCCTACAAGAAGGGGCACAACAGCTACCTGACCGTGGTCTACCAGATCGACGCCGGCTGCCGTCGCTTGCTGTGGATCGGCAAAGAGCGGACCCAGAGGACCCTGCGGCAGTTCTTCAAGGAATTCGGCGCTGAGCGTACCGCCCGGCTCCGGTTCGTCTGCAGCGACATGTGGAAGCCGTATTTGCAAATCGTGGCGGCGGCGGCCGGAAAAGCGCTTCACATCCTGGACCGTTTTCACATCATGAGCCAGATGAACAAGGCTCTCGATAAAGTTCGCGCCCAGGAGACCCGGGAGCTGAGGGCCAAGGGAGAGCAGCCGGTACTCACTCGCAGCCGCTGGTGCATCCTCAAACGCCCGGAGAACTTGACCGACAAGCAGGGCGTCAAGCTGAAGGAACTGCTGGCCTGCAACCTCAAGACGATCCGGGCCTACCTGCTCAAGGAGGACTTCCAACGGTTCTGGCAGTACCAGCGGGCCGCTTGGGCCGCCCGATTCCTCGACGAGTGGTGCCGGCGCACCATGCGTTCCCGCATTCAACCGATGAAGCAGGTGGCGAAGATGCTGCGGTCTCATCGGGAATTGCTGCTCAACTGGTTTCGCGCCCGGGAGCAGATCGCCCTGGGAGCTGTCGAGGGTCTTAACAACAAAGCGAAAGTGACCTGTAGAAAAGCGTACGGTTTTCGCAGTTACGAGGTCCTAAAAATCGCCTTGTATCATACACTTGGCTGCCTACCCGAACCGGAAGGCACCCACAGATTCTGCTGA
- a CDS encoding REP-associated tyrosine transposase yields the protein MGRPLRIEYPGAFYHVTARGNEQREIYKSVADRERFLGYLASATERYGAAVHVWCLMTNHYHLLLETPEGNLSRIMRHINGAYTNYFNTKRRRAGHLFQGRYKAILVDRDAYALELSRYIHLNPVRAGMSLRPEEYAWSSYRNYVGQQVAPGWLRREEVLGYFGGDETRYQGFVEEGLKAAIMNPLDEALASTILGGEKFVQEITALHLSGVSPNRDLPGIQQLNSRWSIDDIVAAVEATLGAEKGLSRSVAIYLCHRHSGARLREIGERFGVGESAVSQGSRRTREKVAEEEGLRVRVERICQALGIVNV from the coding sequence ATGGGCAGACCGCTACGCATTGAATACCCCGGCGCCTTTTACCATGTCACCGCACGCGGAAACGAACAGCGGGAGATTTATAAGAGCGTTGCGGATCGAGAGCGGTTTCTGGGCTATCTCGCCTCAGCCACTGAGCGCTATGGCGCCGCCGTCCATGTTTGGTGCCTGATGACCAACCATTACCACCTGTTGTTGGAAACCCCCGAAGGAAATCTTTCGCGGATCATGCGCCACATAAACGGTGCTTACACCAACTACTTCAACACCAAGCGTCGCCGGGCGGGGCATCTATTTCAGGGACGCTATAAGGCGATTCTGGTGGACCGTGATGCCTACGCACTGGAGTTGTCGCGTTACATCCATCTCAACCCGGTGCGGGCCGGGATGAGCCTGCGGCCCGAGGAGTATGCCTGGTCTAGTTATCGGAATTATGTGGGGCAGCAGGTCGCCCCAGGATGGCTTCGTCGGGAGGAAGTTTTGGGTTACTTCGGCGGGGATGAGACGCGTTATCAAGGATTTGTGGAGGAAGGCCTGAAAGCCGCGATCATGAACCCCTTAGACGAGGCGCTGGCATCTACCATTCTCGGAGGGGAGAAATTCGTCCAGGAGATTACCGCTCTGCATCTGTCCGGAGTATCGCCGAACCGCGATCTCCCGGGCATACAACAGCTGAATTCCCGCTGGTCGATAGATGACATTGTGGCCGCGGTTGAGGCGACTCTGGGTGCGGAGAAGGGCTTGTCCCGAAGTGTGGCCATTTATCTATGCCACCGCCACAGCGGCGCGAGGTTGCGGGAGATCGGTGAGAGGTTCGGTGTTGGCGAGTCGGCAGTTTCCCAGGGAAGCCGCCGGACGCGGGAGAAGGTTGCAGAAGAGGAAGGGCTCAGGGTGAGGGTTGAGCGAATCTGCCAGGCCCTGGGCATTGTCAATGTGTAG
- a CDS encoding transglutaminase domain-containing protein: protein MKKGLALLVLVQVLVWFVAGLALAADPEDELQQLLHSLRSQAVQMQRQLSAATVVADPLAPLRDLGQQLEILDLLLAERYQTRLEPQAAPAGIIAERQQGVSEKLQATVAQVGAELARLSTLLHPAATDLQPLLDLLDSTLYVPSAPLLGNLPYRHLQLPAVAPRQTPTVVPAYRGGPAYRGGPDTVDAAELSGDTLASVTPEIAELAQSLDWSPVAIYQWVQQNIATEWYWGAMKGAAETLRQKSGNDADQATLLVALLRAGGFPARYLRGVIEFDPGSGRLQNLLGLDDPQAALHYLQQAGIPAEPVIAGGRIASVRFEHVWVETEVPYSNYRGAVLDEQGKIWLALDTHLKPDGYLDTPAATPVSDTLLGGLRDDYLTTVRSESPLEFFQQRYTAATGAPWSAALRSRSLVAAPLDLLPASLQFRTLAITEASAKFPAELVQQVTFRAGSDDGSELFSLTLPVAEVTNRQIVLSYEPETVADQETIDAYGGLSNTPAYLVRLRPALIIDGERRVVAGDGLAMGGDYQLTVLFTGPNGREGQSAHHVVGNLAVLGIAAQQALPVVELPEDQQDAAWLLQGTAQRYIARWNAAEEELAAALDLAIARPLPTLVTVGGVLEVSHLLDLPRQLTWKGLFMDAGLRRVEAVARAGQLQRVAALMGLSALQGSVLEEQAFVDDYQVAAVATAKVLALAADASQPSSILTAVNVDELLPTLNLPENVRADIEAAVRQGLTVTLPGKTSLQLWSGYGYRKEDPATGEAGYMLSGMLAGSMTVEEWAQGYIKDLLEAPFADPPNRDPLAAAHIVKIAVSDLQSGLVGQQLEKPLAVLVTDIKARPVVGAAVTFKVLEGAGNFAGAAEEAVLTDAQGIARIQPVLGQHTDVNPSFQRIDQSDPNITQVGVNLFDAAVPSRYGELSLPQPFQIYGKPDAAASLLRMLGDGNTSLVNSPAETLSLKVLDQYGNPVSNVAVTFEAQPTSGYAYPLPPNHRNIEFYQPAECRSDFPLWEECQGVSSSNLSVTSAWYGASVDTFLGDSVGTRYTVKATADGVPDPVFYTLYSWGANPADGYYPPRLWARHLARVNDNAQVIDAVRVGDAFETPLQAALILTYSDYVLEGPRTCSTKNPDGTTEEYDCWDLKGTGLIQTRRITDGTVDFVPQGGGSVDATEATKDGLYQTHFTAGDFPVLNKIDVRGETVVKVPVVMGEVYDDTYFDAFGSGLKSATLPEQSVTLKSGQVALFDKDTKELIPIQNQQKETYRVYGVDVPTTVDPELVMLGDGGMARQDVNFAYTIQPQGGGEAGYAAQSAQLDLFAGDCNGKPNAKDQWVGYLVGDSTRGAGTAVFSHGSVFDPARQYCVQMVLNRGSSAEIRGVKVKVNTLYADLDIDSDNNAGWQEDGTHNLPSRNPLEDQIEDFESLPGKAMHLNTVDTDKDKVPGYADGIDGTNQMGAGASQPFYPLKFTIAGSVVDPGAATVKFKYSGSDPALIVAKTADDGKVSYPLPVGGGTMRLWTKDGQFSRKVVDFADGGDYLTPDKVYPLGLFKDVETLFVEGLRSAKDGKEKKILLVVDPDGLAGPLPEVDGDLVLATPVYAALVPDYNHDRVIDDLDRERAGLGDTYYFWINDDDDSGETGGSDIPGDTSFLGQLDCVSATVDGVRDLIDFFPVAFETKELVKTFPLSRYKYRLRAQDSQVDVLFPELTTSTVGNYLVDVDTARRLSDFRTKLVPADGKMLSIKGDQTLKTPQEELDEVLQKSASDADQPILLFEGNKKSALPLTLDILDESDQEVFSTQLNLSLDSVEQMFRQKNLIRVLSNLEDMGQQEFEQYYSVVSG from the coding sequence GTGAAAAAAGGTTTAGCGCTGTTAGTGCTGGTGCAGGTGTTGGTTTGGTTCGTGGCCGGTTTGGCCCTGGCCGCCGATCCGGAGGACGAACTGCAGCAGTTGCTGCACAGCCTGCGCAGCCAGGCCGTCCAGATGCAACGCCAGCTGAGTGCCGCCACGGTCGTTGCCGACCCCCTGGCCCCTTTGCGGGATCTCGGCCAACAGCTAGAAATCCTCGACCTGTTGCTGGCGGAGCGATACCAGACCCGGCTGGAACCGCAGGCGGCACCAGCCGGGATCATTGCCGAGCGCCAGCAAGGGGTGAGTGAGAAGCTGCAGGCGACCGTCGCCCAGGTCGGTGCGGAACTGGCCAGGCTCTCCACCCTGCTTCATCCCGCCGCCACCGACCTCCAGCCGCTGCTCGATCTCCTCGATTCCACTCTCTACGTCCCGTCCGCACCCCTGTTGGGGAACCTCCCCTATCGTCATCTGCAACTGCCGGCGGTTGCCCCGCGCCAGACCCCGACGGTCGTTCCCGCCTATCGGGGCGGTCCCGCCTATCGGGGCGGTCCCGACACCGTCGATGCGGCGGAGCTGAGCGGCGATACCCTGGCGAGCGTCACCCCGGAGATCGCCGAACTGGCCCAATCCCTCGACTGGAGTCCGGTCGCCATCTACCAGTGGGTGCAACAGAACATCGCTACCGAGTGGTACTGGGGCGCCATGAAGGGGGCGGCCGAGACCCTGCGGCAGAAGAGCGGCAACGACGCCGATCAGGCGACGCTGCTGGTTGCCCTGCTGCGCGCCGGGGGCTTTCCCGCCCGCTACCTGCGCGGCGTGATCGAGTTCGACCCGGGGAGCGGGCGTTTGCAGAACCTGCTCGGGCTCGACGATCCCCAGGCGGCCCTGCATTACCTGCAGCAGGCCGGCATCCCCGCCGAGCCGGTGATCGCCGGCGGAAGAATCGCCAGTGTACGCTTCGAGCATGTCTGGGTCGAAACCGAGGTCCCCTACAGCAACTACCGCGGGGCGGTGCTCGATGAGCAGGGGAAGATCTGGCTGGCGCTCGATACCCACCTCAAGCCCGACGGCTATCTCGACACCCCGGCGGCAACTCCGGTTTCCGATACGCTCCTGGGCGGATTGCGCGATGACTACTTGACGACCGTGCGCAGCGAGTCCCCCCTTGAATTCTTCCAGCAGCGCTACACGGCCGCCACCGGCGCCCCCTGGAGCGCCGCCCTGCGCAGCCGCAGCCTGGTGGCGGCGCCCCTCGACCTGCTGCCGGCCAGCCTGCAGTTCCGGACCCTGGCGATCACCGAAGCCAGTGCAAAGTTTCCCGCCGAGCTGGTGCAGCAGGTCACCTTCCGCGCCGGCAGCGACGACGGCAGCGAACTCTTCAGCCTGACCCTGCCGGTGGCCGAGGTCACCAATCGCCAGATCGTGCTCAGCTACGAGCCGGAGACCGTCGCCGATCAGGAGACGATCGATGCCTATGGCGGTCTTTCCAACACCCCGGCCTACCTGGTGCGGCTGCGCCCGGCCCTGATCATCGACGGCGAACGTCGCGTGGTCGCCGGCGACGGGCTGGCGATGGGCGGGGACTACCAGCTGACGGTGCTGTTCACCGGACCGAACGGCCGCGAGGGGCAGAGTGCTCACCACGTCGTCGGCAACCTCGCCGTCCTCGGCATCGCTGCCCAGCAGGCCCTGCCGGTGGTTGAACTGCCCGAAGACCAGCAGGACGCGGCCTGGTTGCTGCAGGGGACCGCCCAGCGCTACATCGCGCGCTGGAACGCCGCCGAGGAGGAACTGGCCGCCGCCCTCGATCTGGCCATCGCCCGGCCGTTGCCGACCCTGGTCACCGTCGGCGGGGTGCTGGAGGTCTCGCATCTGCTCGACCTGCCACGGCAGTTGACCTGGAAAGGCCTGTTCATGGATGCCGGTCTGCGCCGCGTCGAGGCCGTCGCCCGGGCTGGCCAGTTGCAGCGGGTCGCCGCGCTTATGGGACTCTCTGCCCTGCAGGGATCGGTGCTCGAAGAGCAGGCCTTTGTCGACGACTACCAGGTGGCGGCGGTGGCGACTGCCAAGGTCCTCGCCCTGGCCGCCGATGCCAGTCAGCCGTCGTCGATTCTGACGGCCGTCAATGTCGATGAACTGCTGCCGACCTTGAACCTGCCGGAAAACGTTCGCGCCGATATCGAAGCGGCGGTGCGGCAGGGACTGACGGTCACTCTGCCGGGCAAGACCTCCCTACAACTCTGGTCCGGGTATGGTTACCGCAAGGAGGACCCGGCCACCGGCGAGGCCGGCTATATGCTCTCCGGCATGCTCGCCGGCTCGATGACCGTCGAGGAATGGGCGCAGGGCTACATCAAGGATCTGCTCGAAGCGCCCTTTGCCGACCCGCCCAACCGCGATCCGCTGGCTGCAGCCCACATCGTCAAGATCGCGGTCAGCGACCTGCAGAGTGGTCTGGTCGGCCAGCAGCTTGAAAAGCCGCTGGCGGTGCTGGTGACCGACATCAAGGCGCGGCCGGTGGTCGGTGCCGCGGTGACTTTCAAGGTGCTGGAAGGAGCGGGGAATTTCGCCGGCGCCGCCGAGGAGGCGGTACTGACCGATGCCCAGGGGATTGCCCGGATCCAGCCGGTGCTGGGCCAGCATACCGATGTCAACCCGAGTTTCCAGCGAATCGATCAGAGTGACCCGAATATCACCCAGGTTGGCGTTAATCTTTTTGACGCGGCGGTGCCAAGCCGTTACGGCGAGCTCTCCCTGCCTCAGCCCTTCCAGATCTATGGAAAACCCGACGCGGCGGCCAGCCTCCTGAGAATGCTTGGGGATGGCAATACCTCCCTCGTCAACAGCCCGGCCGAGACCTTGTCCCTGAAGGTCCTCGACCAATACGGCAACCCGGTCTCCAATGTGGCGGTGACGTTCGAGGCGCAACCGACCTCGGGTTACGCCTATCCGCTCCCTCCGAACCACCGCAATATCGAATTTTACCAGCCGGCCGAATGTCGCAGCGATTTTCCGCTCTGGGAGGAGTGCCAGGGCGTTTCCAGCTCAAATCTGTCGGTCACCTCGGCCTGGTACGGGGCCAGCGTCGATACTTTCCTGGGTGACTCGGTTGGTACCCGCTATACCGTCAAGGCGACGGCGGACGGGGTTCCGGACCCGGTCTTCTATACCCTCTACAGCTGGGGAGCGAACCCGGCCGACGGCTATTATCCCCCCCGTCTTTGGGCCCGGCATCTGGCCAGGGTCAACGACAACGCCCAGGTCATCGATGCGGTTCGGGTCGGTGACGCCTTCGAAACGCCGTTGCAGGCAGCACTGATACTGACCTATTCCGACTATGTCCTGGAGGGGCCGAGAACCTGTTCGACGAAAAACCCGGACGGCACGACAGAGGAATACGATTGCTGGGACCTGAAAGGGACGGGGCTGATCCAAACGCGCAGGATTACCGACGGAACGGTCGATTTTGTGCCCCAGGGCGGGGGCTCGGTCGATGCGACCGAAGCCACCAAGGATGGCCTCTACCAGACCCATTTCACCGCTGGTGACTTCCCGGTCCTGAACAAGATTGATGTCCGGGGTGAGACTGTCGTCAAGGTGCCGGTGGTTATGGGGGAGGTCTACGACGATACCTATTTCGACGCATTCGGTTCCGGGTTGAAGTCAGCGACCCTCCCCGAGCAGAGCGTGACCCTAAAGAGTGGGCAGGTGGCGCTGTTCGACAAGGACACCAAGGAACTGATCCCCATTCAGAACCAGCAGAAAGAGACCTATCGGGTCTACGGTGTTGATGTTCCGACTACCGTCGACCCGGAGCTGGTCATGCTCGGTGACGGCGGTATGGCGCGCCAGGATGTCAATTTCGCTTACACCATCCAGCCCCAGGGGGGAGGGGAGGCCGGCTACGCCGCCCAAAGCGCCCAGCTCGATCTTTTCGCCGGCGACTGTAACGGCAAACCGAACGCCAAGGACCAATGGGTCGGTTATCTCGTCGGTGACTCCACCCGCGGGGCCGGGACGGCCGTCTTCAGCCATGGGTCGGTATTCGACCCGGCCCGGCAGTACTGCGTGCAGATGGTGCTCAACCGCGGCTCGTCCGCCGAGATTCGCGGCGTCAAGGTGAAGGTGAACACCCTTTACGCCGACCTCGACATCGACAGCGACAACAATGCCGGCTGGCAGGAAGACGGCACCCACAATCTGCCGAGTCGCAACCCCCTGGAAGATCAGATCGAGGATTTCGAAAGCCTGCCGGGTAAGGCAATGCATCTCAATACCGTCGATACTGACAAGGACAAGGTGCCGGGCTATGCCGATGGCATTGACGGTACCAACCAGATGGGTGCTGGAGCCAGCCAGCCCTTCTACCCGTTGAAATTCACCATCGCGGGAAGTGTCGTCGATCCGGGCGCGGCGACGGTGAAGTTCAAGTATTCCGGCAGCGACCCGGCACTAATCGTGGCGAAAACGGCGGATGATGGAAAAGTCTCCTATCCCCTGCCGGTTGGCGGCGGCACCATGCGGCTTTGGACCAAGGACGGTCAGTTCAGTCGCAAGGTAGTGGATTTTGCGGATGGCGGGGACTACCTGACGCCGGACAAGGTGTACCCGCTGGGGTTGTTCAAGGATGTCGAGACGCTCTTCGTCGAGGGGCTCCGGAGCGCAAAGGATGGCAAGGAGAAGAAGATTCTCCTGGTGGTTGACCCGGACGGCCTCGCCGGGCCGTTGCCGGAGGTCGATGGCGATCTAGTTCTCGCGACACCAGTTTATGCAGCGCTGGTGCCGGACTACAATCATGACCGGGTGATTGACGATCTGGACCGTGAGCGGGCTGGTTTGGGGGATACCTATTATTTCTGGATCAATGATGATGACGATAGTGGCGAAACCGGGGGGAGTGATATTCCTGGAGATACAAGTTTCCTCGGTCAGCTGGATTGCGTCAGCGCAACGGTCGATGGCGTGCGCGATCTGATCGACTTTTTCCCCGTCGCATTTGAAACGAAAGAGTTGGTCAAGACCTTCCCCTTATCGAGATACAAGTATCGGCTTCGGGCTCAAGATAGCCAGGTGGACGTGTTGTTCCCTGAATTAACCACATCCACAGTCGGTAACTATCTGGTTGATGTTGATACTGCAAGGCGACTTTCTGATTTCAGGACAAAGCTGGTTCCGGCTGATGGAAAAATGTTGAGCATAAAAGGGGATCAAACGCTAAAAACCCCCCAGGAAGAACTGGACGAAGTGTTGCAAAAGTCTGCATCAGACGCAGACCAGCCAATTTTGTTATTTGAAGGGAATAAAAAAAGCGCCCTTCCTTTGACTTTGGACATCTTGGACGAGTCGGATCAGGAAGTCTTTTCGACACAGTTGAATCTCAGTCTCGATAGTGTTGAACAGATGTTCAGGCAAAAAAACCTGATCAGGGTTTTGTCTAATTTGGAGGATATGGGCCAGCAAGAATTTGAACAATATTACTCAGTAGTGTCCGGTTAA
- a CDS encoding ISL3 family transposase, giving the protein MLVKSILNRVQKHSGFVYGSSRWREQGKATVLDIDIRPRDGSRPICSGCGRSAPGYDTLPVRRFEFVPLWGIAVFFVYSMRRVDCPRCGVKVEKVPWAEGKNHLTTTYAWFLARWARRLSWKEVGDVFQTSWDNVFRSVKMAVAWGLAHRDLENVTAIGIDEIAYKKGHNSYLTVVYQIDAGCRRLLWIGKERTQRTLRQFFKEFGAERTARLRFVCSDMWKPYLQIVAAAAGKALHILDRFHIMSQMNKALDKVRAQETRELRAKGEQPVLTRSRWCILKRPENLTDKQGVKLKELLACNLKTIRAYLLKEDFQRFWQYQRAAWAARFLDEWCRRTMRSRIQPMKQVAKMLRSHRELLLNWFRAREQIALGAVEGLNNKAKVTCRKAYGFRSYEVLKIALYHTLGCLPEPEGTHRFC; this is encoded by the coding sequence ATGCTGGTCAAGTCTATCCTGAATCGGGTCCAGAAGCATAGTGGTTTTGTCTACGGCTCCTCTCGCTGGCGGGAACAGGGAAAAGCCACGGTCCTTGATATCGATATCCGTCCCCGAGACGGTAGCCGTCCGATCTGCTCGGGCTGCGGGCGCAGCGCCCCAGGCTACGACACGTTGCCGGTTCGGCGCTTTGAGTTCGTCCCGCTGTGGGGCATCGCCGTCTTCTTCGTCTATTCCATGCGCCGGGTTGACTGCCCGCGCTGTGGCGTCAAGGTGGAAAAGGTCCCTTGGGCCGAAGGGAAGAATCACCTCACCACCACCTATGCCTGGTTCCTGGCCCGTTGGGCGCGACGGTTGTCCTGGAAGGAGGTCGGCGACGTCTTCCAAACCTCCTGGGACAACGTCTTTCGCTCGGTCAAGATGGCCGTCGCCTGGGGCTTGGCCCACCGCGACTTGGAGAACGTCACCGCCATCGGCATCGACGAGATCGCCTACAAGAAGGGGCACAACAGCTACCTGACCGTGGTCTACCAGATCGACGCCGGCTGCCGTCGCTTGCTGTGGATCGGCAAAGAGCGGACCCAGAGGACCCTGCGGCAGTTCTTCAAGGAATTCGGCGCTGAGCGTACCGCCCGGCTCCGGTTCGTCTGCAGCGACATGTGGAAGCCGTATTTGCAAATCGTGGCGGCGGCGGCCGGAAAAGCGCTTCACATCCTGGACCGTTTTCACATCATGAGCCAGATGAACAAGGCTCTCGATAAAGTTCGCGCCCAGGAGACCCGGGAGCTGAGGGCCAAGGGAGAGCAGCCGGTACTCACTCGCAGCCGCTGGTGCATCCTCAAACGCCCGGAGAACTTGACCGACAAGCAGGGCGTCAAGCTGAAGGAACTGCTGGCCTGCAACCTCAAGACGATCCGGGCCTACCTGCTCAAGGAGGACTTCCAACGGTTCTGGCAGTACCAGCGGGCCGCTTGGGCCGCCCGATTCCTCGACGAGTGGTGCCGGCGCACCATGCGTTCCCGCATTCAACCGATGAAGCAGGTGGCGAAGATGCTGCGGTCTCATCGGGAATTGCTGCTCAACTGGTTTCGCGCCCGGGAGCAGATCGCCCTGGGAGCTGTCGAGGGTCTTAACAACAAAGCGAAAGTGACCTGTAGAAAAGCGTACGGTTTTCGCAGTTACGAGGTCCTAAAAATCGCCTTGTATCATACACTTGGCTGCCTACCCGAACCGGAAGGCACCCACAGATTCTGCTGA
- a CDS encoding IS4 family transposase produces MSPIVAETVSCQNQISSFFDNQRIALLLKQSNIVKQCGIAPVVVMRMIFSLVFTGKNLFRYLLAESSGAEIGKDSVYRFLNSSNANWRKFLHLLCATVLSKTILPLTAEETPKVFIVDDSLYDRNRSKKVELLARVHDHNDKRYYRGFRLLTLGWSDGSSYLPVSFSLLSSAKQKNRLAPMAAVDKRTNGFKRRAESLRKAPEVLKDLVQQARESGIRADYLLFDSWFAFPATIIGLLEQKQQVICMLKEAKTRYGYKGFDLTLKELYKSVRKRCGRAKILASVQVELGTDSRNRAIMAKIVFVRARNTKKWLALLSTDVDLADEEIVKLYKRRWDIEVFFKISKSYLKLAKEFQSRSYDALVAHTTIVFARYIMLELARRSAKDPRTLGTLFHAGCDELRQASFAEAVTLLLNSFRQMLKKFADEIAAPVAAALEEFMAQIPAIIRRPMLLPACIF; encoded by the coding sequence TTGAGCCCGATTGTAGCAGAAACTGTTTCATGTCAGAACCAAATTTCGTCGTTCTTTGATAATCAGCGCATCGCACTCTTACTGAAGCAAAGCAACATCGTCAAACAGTGCGGGATCGCCCCGGTTGTGGTCATGCGGATGATCTTCAGCCTGGTCTTCACCGGCAAGAACCTCTTCCGCTATCTGCTGGCCGAATCCTCAGGAGCGGAGATCGGCAAGGATTCCGTGTACCGCTTTCTGAATTCTTCAAACGCCAACTGGCGGAAGTTTCTCCACCTGCTCTGCGCGACGGTGCTCAGCAAAACGATCCTGCCGCTGACGGCCGAAGAGACACCCAAGGTTTTCATCGTCGACGACTCACTCTACGACCGCAATCGGAGCAAGAAAGTCGAACTTCTGGCGCGTGTCCATGACCATAACGACAAGCGCTACTATCGCGGCTTCCGCCTGCTGACCCTGGGCTGGTCGGACGGTTCCAGCTATCTGCCGGTCTCGTTCAGTCTGCTCAGTTCCGCCAAGCAGAAAAACCGCCTGGCTCCCATGGCCGCAGTCGATAAGCGGACTAACGGATTCAAGCGTCGGGCCGAAAGTCTGCGCAAGGCTCCGGAGGTGCTCAAGGATCTGGTGCAGCAGGCCCGAGAGAGCGGCATCCGGGCCGATTATCTGCTGTTCGACAGCTGGTTCGCCTTTCCTGCGACGATCATCGGCCTGCTCGAACAGAAGCAGCAGGTCATCTGCATGCTCAAGGAGGCGAAGACCAGATACGGCTATAAAGGTTTCGATCTCACCCTCAAAGAATTGTACAAGAGTGTCCGCAAGCGGTGTGGCCGAGCAAAGATTCTGGCCTCGGTCCAGGTAGAGCTGGGGACGGATTCCCGCAACCGGGCTATTATGGCTAAGATCGTCTTTGTCCGCGCCCGCAACACCAAGAAGTGGCTGGCGCTGCTATCGACCGATGTCGATCTTGCCGATGAAGAGATCGTCAAGCTCTACAAGCGCCGCTGGGACATCGAAGTTTTTTTCAAGATCTCAAAGAGCTATCTGAAATTGGCCAAAGAATTTCAGAGCCGCAGTTACGATGCGCTGGTAGCCCATACAACGATTGTCTTCGCCCGCTACATCATGCTGGAACTCGCCAGGCGCTCGGCAAAGGATCCGAGAACGTTGGGGACTCTGTTTCATGCCGGCTGCGACGAGCTGCGGCAAGCCAGTTTCGCCGAGGCCGTGACTTTGCTGCTGAATTCATTCCGCCAGATGCTCAAGAAGTTCGCCGACGAAATCGCAGCACCGGTTGCCGCCGCCTTGGAGGAGTTCATGGCGCAGATTCCGGCGATAATTCGACGGCCGATGCTACTTCCGGCCTGTATTTTCTGA
- a CDS encoding helix-turn-helix domain-containing protein — MQKATSPKVLGQILKSARNEKGLNQQQAGNLVGITQAMVSRIETGESNARIDTLFRLLAALGMEMTVKPRDISADLSKGDNW, encoded by the coding sequence ATGCAAAAAGCAACATCACCAAAAGTTCTCGGGCAGATCCTGAAATCAGCCCGAAACGAAAAAGGACTAAACCAACAACAGGCCGGAAATCTTGTCGGGATTACGCAAGCCATGGTCTCCCGTATTGAAACAGGGGAGTCAAACGCCCGTATCGACACGCTGTTCCGGTTACTGGCTGCGCTCGGCATGGAAATGACCGTAAAGCCACGGGACATCTCAGCGGACTTGAGTAAAGGGGACAACTGGTAA